A genomic window from Lycium barbarum isolate Lr01 chromosome 4, ASM1917538v2, whole genome shotgun sequence includes:
- the LOC132635925 gene encoding elongation factor 2-like, whose translation MVKFTAEELRRIMDLKHNIRNMSVIAHVDHGKSTLTDSLVAAAGIIAQEVAGDVRMTDTRADEAERGITIKSTGISLYYEMTDASLKNYKGERMGNEYLINLIDSPGHVDFSSEVTAALRITDGALVVVDCVEGVCVQTETVLRQALGERIRPVLTVNKMDRCFLELQVDGEEAYQTFQRVIENANVIMATYEDPLLGDVQVYPEKGTVAFSAGLHGWAFTLTNFAKMYASKFGVDESKMMERLWGENFFDPATKKWTTKNNGSPSCKRGFVQFCYEPIKQIINTCMNDQKDKLWPMLTKLGVTMKSDEKDLMGKPLMKRVMQTWLPASTALLEMMIYHLPSPSTAQKYRVENLYEGPLDDQYANAIRNCDPEGPLMLYVSKMIPASDKGRFFAFGRVFAGKVCTGQKVRIMGPNFVPGEKKDLYVKNIQRTVIWMGKRQETVEDVPCGNTVAMVGLDQYITKNATLTNEKEVDAHPIKAMKFSVSPVVRVAVQCKVASDLPKLVEGLKRLAKSDPMVVCSIEESGEHIIAGAGELHLEICLKDLQDDFMGGAEIIKSDPVVSFRETVLEKSVRTVMSKSPNKHNRLYMEARPLEEGLAEAIDDGRIGPRDDPKIRSKILAEEFGWDKDLAKKIWCFGPETTGPNMVVDMCKGVQYLNEIKDSVVAGFQWASKEGALAEENMRGICFEVCDVVLHADAIHRGGGQVIPTARRVIYASQLTAKPRLLEPVYLVEIQAPEQALGGIYSVLNQKRGHVFEEMQRPGTPLYNIKAYLPVVESFGFSGTLRAATSGQAFPQCVFDHWDMMSSDPLEVGSQANQLVLDIRKRKGLKEQMTPLSEFEDKL comes from the exons ATGGTGAAGTTCACAGCTGAAGAGCTTAGGAGGATTATGGACTTAAAGCATAACATTCGTAATATGTCTGTTATTGCTCATGTGGACCATG GAAAATCTACCCTTACCGATTCTCTGGTTGCGGCTGCTGGTATCATTGCTCAGGAAGTTGCCGGTGATGTCAGAATGACAGATACACGTGCGGATGAGGCTGAACGTGGTATCACCATCAAGTCCACTGGTATTTCACTTTACTACGAGATGACTGATGCATCCTTGAAGAACTACAAGGGAGAGAGAATGGGGAACGAGTACCTCATCAATCTCATCGATTCACCTGGGCATGTCGACTTCTCGTCTGAAGTGACTGCTGCTCTTCGTATTACTGATGGTGCCCTTGTTGTGGTCGATTGCGTGGAAGGTGTCTGTGTCCAGACAGAGACTGTGCTCCGTCAGGCCCTTGGTGAAAGGATTCGTCCTGTCTTGACAGTTAACAAGATGGACAGGTGTTTCCTTGAGCTTCAGGTTGATGGAGAGGAGGCTTATCAGACGTTCCAAAGAGTTATTGAGAATGCTAATGTTATTATGGCTACATATGAGGATCCCCTTCTCGGTGATGTCCAGGTTTATCCTGAGAAAGGTACTGTTGCTTTCTCTGCTGGATTGCATGGGTGGGCTTTCACTCTCACCAATTTTGCCAAGATGTATGCTTCCAAATTCGGAGTTGACGAGTCTAAGATGATGGAAAGGCTCTGGGGTGAGAACTTTTTTGACCCTGCCACCAAAAAGTGGACAACCAAAAACAACGGGTCGCCTTCATGCAAGCGTGGGTTTGTTCAATTCTGCTATGAACCAATCAAGCAGATTATTAACACTTGCATGAATGATCAGAAAGATAAGCTCTGGCCAATGTTGACTAAGCTTGGTGTAACCATGAAATCTGATGAGAAAGATTTGATGGGCAAGCCACTGATGAAGCGTGTGATGCAGACCTGGCTTCCTGCTAGTACTGCTCTACTGGAAATGATGATATACCATCTTCCATCCCCTTCCACAGCTCAAAAATACCGTGTGGAAAATCTGTATGAGGGACCCCTTGATGATCAATATGCCAATGCCATCAGGAACTGTGACCCAGAAGGGCCGCTTATGCTTTATGTATCCAAGATGATTCCAGCATCTGACAAGGGTAGATTCTTTGCTTTTGGTCGTGTATTTGCCGGGAAGGTTTGTACTGGTCAGAAGGTTAGAATCATGGGACCTAACTTTGTTCCTGGTGAAAAGAAGGATTTATATGTTAAAAATATTCAGAGAACTGTTATTTGGATGGGTAAGAGGCAAGAAACTGTTGAGGATGTTCCCTGTGGTAACACTGTTGCCATGGTTGGTTTAGATCAATATATTACCAAGAATGCAACATTGACCAATGAAAAGGAAGTCGATGCTCACCCAATCAAGGCGATGAAGTTTTCTGTCTCACCAGTTGTGCGTGTTGCTGTTCAGTGCAAGGTTGCATCTGACCTTCCCAAGCTTGTTGAAGGGTTGAAACGTCTGGCAAAGTCTGATCCTATGGTTGTTTGCTCTATAGAAGAGTCTGGAGAGCATATCATTGCCGGTGCTGGAGAACTCCACCTTGAGATCTGCCTGAAGGACTTGCAGGATGACTTCATGGGCGGTGCTGAAATTATAAAATCTGATCCTGTTGTGTCCTTCCGTGAGACAGTTCTTGAGAAGTCTGTTCGGACTGTGATGAGCAAGTCTCCTAACAAACACAACCGTTTGTATATGGAAGCCAGGCCATTGGAGGAAGGGCTTGCTGAGGCTATTGATGATGGACGCATTGGCCCTAGGGATGATCCCAAAATCCGTTCCAAGATCTTGGCTGAGGAGTTTGGTTGGGACAAAGATCTTGCTAAGAAAATTTGGTGCTTTGGTCCGGAGACAACTGGTCCCAACATGGTGGTGGATATGTGTAAAGGAGTTCAGTACCTGAATGAAATTAAGGATTCTGTTGTTGCTGGTTTCCAGTGGGCTTCCAAGGAAGGTGCATTAGCTGAAGAGAACATGAGAGGTATTTGCTTTGAAGTCTGTGATGTTGTTCTTCATGCTGATGCTATTCACAGGGGTGGTGGCCAAGTTATTCCCACTGCTAGGAGGGTTATCTATGCTTCTCAGCTTACTGCCAAGCCCCGCCTGTTGGAGCCTGTTTACCTGGTCGAGATTCAAGCTCCAGAGCAAGCCCTCGGTGGCATCTATAGTGTTCTGAACCAGAAGCGTGGACATGTGTTCGAGGAGATGCAGAGGCCGGGAACCCCTCTTTACAACATCAAGGCATACCTTCCTGTCGTTGAGTCATTTGGATTTTCAGGTACCTTGAGAGCTGCTACTTCAGGTCAAGCTTTCCCACAATGTGTGTTCGATCATTGGGACATGATGTCATCCGACCCATTGGAAGTTGGCTCACAAGCTAATCAACTTGTCCTTGATATCCGCAAGAGGAAGGGTTTGAAGGAGCAGATGACCCCTCTATCTGAGTTCGAGGACAAGCTGTAA